One Cumulibacter soli genomic window, TTGGCCGCGACGTGCTGAGTCGCTTGCTCGCCGGCGCTCCGCTCAGCCTCGGTGGTGCGCTGCTGGTCGCCGTCCTCGCCCTGCTGATCGGCGCGATTCCCGGCATACTCTCGGTGTATCTCGGCCGAGTCTTCGAATGGACGTCGCTGCGCGTCATCGACACGTTGATCGCGCTGCCATTTCTGGTGTTCGCCGTCGCGATGACCGCGCTACTCGGCAACGGCGTCGTACAGGCGCTATTCGCCGTCGGGATCTTGCTGTCACCGGTGTTCTATCGCGTCGCTCGGACCGCCGCACTCGGCGCCGCCAACTCGCAGTACGTAGAAGCCGCAGTACTGTCCGGCGCGAACACCGGCTGGGTCGTACGTCGACACATTCGCATCAAGGTCCTACCCCCGATCGCGATCTCCTTCGCCGCCACCGTGGGAATGGGGCTCACCGTCATAGCGAGCCTGACGTTCCTGTCGATCGGCGTCATGCCGCCGACGGCGACCTGGGGCGGTGTACTCGCCTCCGACCTGCAGTTCATCGCCGCGCAACCCTTTGCCCCGTTCATTCCCATCGCGCTGAT contains:
- a CDS encoding ABC transporter permease, translating into MLRNILRLPSGRWSIGLLGFLAVIGVSGPFLAPYDPNETVGSNLTGPSADFWFGTDYLGRDVLSRLLAGAPLSLGGALLVAVLALLIGAIPGILSVYLGRVFEWTSLRVIDTLIALPFLVFAVAMTALLGNGVVQALFAVGILLSPVFYRVARTAALGAANSQYVEAAVLSGANTGWVVRRHIRIKVLPPIAISFAATVGMGLTVIASLTFLSIGVMPPTATWGGVLASDLQFIAAQPFAPFIPIALILISVLACNLLADAIRDVTGESGRQLLATRAARKSKTDSPTSEGVVHV